The Chitinophagales bacterium genome has a window encoding:
- a CDS encoding helix-turn-helix transcriptional regulator, giving the protein MRNKFTHLKTYQYKRIVDAKLFIDDNFIDTIDINSIALKASFSKFHFLRLFKKVYGSSPHQYIINKRIGHAKLELKRTNKSVSEICLHTGFDSPASFSHLFKKMTTVSPTEYRRIIRANEQILKIKPLSGVPGCFQLI; this is encoded by the coding sequence ATGCGTAATAAATTTACCCACTTAAAAACATATCAATACAAACGGATCGTAGATGCAAAGCTCTTCATCGATGATAACTTTATCGATACGATAGATATAAATAGTATAGCGCTGAAAGCAAGTTTCTCAAAATTTCATTTCTTACGTCTATTCAAAAAAGTCTACGGAAGTTCTCCTCATCAATATATCATCAATAAGCGTATCGGACATGCAAAACTTGAATTGAAAAGAACAAATAAATCCGTCTCAGAAATATGTCTACATACCGGATTTGATAGCCCGGCGTCCTTTTCTCATCTTTTCAAGAAAATGACCACAGTATCTCCAACTGAGTATCGCAGGATCATAAGAGCGAATGAACAAATACTCAAAATAAAACCACTCAGCGGGGTTCCGGGGTGCTTTCAGTTGATATAG
- a CDS encoding VOC family protein, with protein sequence MISKLTHTFIYVSDQDESVTFYTEILGFELKANIPLGPDKKWVTVSPPANKDLEIVLMKASEGPFYTREMAEEINQMVSNGTLGWCVFECKDIYATYEELKRKGVIFKAPPMETPSGVSASFKDNSGNWFSLNQSA encoded by the coding sequence ATGATCAGCAAATTAACACATACGTTCATTTATGTCTCAGACCAGGATGAGTCTGTAACGTTTTACACCGAAATATTAGGTTTTGAATTGAAAGCAAATATACCCCTGGGCCCGGATAAGAAATGGGTTACAGTATCACCACCTGCCAATAAGGATTTAGAGATCGTTTTAATGAAAGCATCAGAAGGACCATTCTATACACGTGAAATGGCGGAAGAAATCAATCAAATGGTATCAAATGGTACACTTGGATGGTGCGTTTTCGAATGCAAGGATATTTATGCCACTTATGAGGAACTAAAAAGGAAAGGTGTAATATTTAAGGCTCCGCCTATGGAAACGCCTTCAGGCGTTTCAGCCAGTTTCAAGGATAATTCAGGCAATTGGTTTAGTCTTAACCAATCTGCGTGA
- the pfkA gene encoding 6-phosphofructokinase — protein MSKIGIMTSGGDSPGMNAAVRAAVRTAIYNNIEVYGIYRGYQGMIEGDIFHMQTTDVSDIIQRGGTILKTARSKEFMTDAGMQKAYEQLQQHGIEALVMIGGDGTFRGAVNFFKKYTIPAIGMPGTIDKDLAGTDFTIGFDTAVNTAVDAIDKIRDTAEAHDRLFIVEVMGRDAGYIALHSGIACGAEDILIPETITNIEDVLNRIDHDERRKKTVHILVVAEGDDFGGAEDVKRKVLERFPNKDVRATILGHIQRGGSPTCADRILASRLGYASVNALIEGKTQMMAGIINGQVVFTPFEEVVKQNAIVSDDMLDMIRVLST, from the coding sequence ATCAGTAAAATAGGCATCATGACATCGGGAGGTGATAGCCCGGGCATGAACGCAGCCGTCCGTGCAGCCGTACGAACAGCCATCTATAATAATATTGAGGTGTACGGTATTTACCGAGGATACCAGGGCATGATAGAGGGAGATATCTTCCACATGCAGACAACTGATGTGTCAGACATTATTCAACGTGGAGGTACGATACTGAAGACTGCACGTAGCAAAGAGTTCATGACCGATGCAGGCATGCAAAAGGCATATGAACAATTACAGCAACACGGCATTGAAGCATTGGTAATGATAGGCGGCGATGGTACATTCAGGGGTGCTGTGAACTTTTTCAAAAAGTACACTATTCCCGCAATAGGCATGCCGGGTACCATTGACAAAGACCTGGCCGGAACTGACTTTACCATTGGTTTTGATACAGCTGTTAATACCGCAGTAGATGCGATAGACAAAATAAGAGATACCGCCGAGGCACACGACCGTCTGTTTATAGTAGAGGTGATGGGGCGAGATGCCGGGTATATTGCTTTGCACAGTGGTATTGCCTGCGGAGCTGAGGATATACTGATACCGGAGACCATTACCAATATAGAAGATGTACTGAACAGAATAGACCATGACGAACGCAGAAAAAAAACAGTGCATATACTGGTAGTGGCTGAAGGTGACGACTTTGGCGGTGCTGAAGATGTGAAGAGAAAAGTGCTTGAGCGTTTCCCGAACAAAGATGTACGCGCTACCATACTCGGGCATATACAACGTGGCGGCAGTCCCACATGCGCCGACAGGATACTTGCCAGCAGACTGGGCTATGCATCTGTAAATGCATTGATAGAAGGCAAAACACAAATGATGGCGGGCATCATCAACGGACAGGTGGTTTTCACGCCGTTTGAAGAGGTAGTGAAACAAAACGCTATTGTAAGCGATGATATGCTGGACATGATAAGGGTACTTTCTACATGA
- a CDS encoding endonuclease, whose translation MRNKINLPLLLLIFVLGSCEAKDNKKSYTVAFYNVENLFDTVDDPATNDDEFTPKGAYRYTEKVYKQKIHNIATVIGKLDAAIIGLAEVENSTVLNELIQQPELQKRHYKYAWFNSQDPRGIDVALLYDTDIFSLVRSYTIPVKMKGLHTRDVLYVCGVLQDDTIHILVNHWPSRREGVRESEPKRIAVAKVNKKVVDSLLGRNSQSNIIIMGDMNDNPDNNSIAQVLGASSKGKLNNPWLSGFQSGKGTSVYQKQWDHFDQIIISRSLSGNKGLHMESAKIFDADFIRNTKFEDAYPLRSFKGYNWVNGYSDHLPIYIRLIK comes from the coding sequence ATGAGAAACAAAATAAACTTACCGCTGCTGCTACTCATATTCGTATTGGGCAGTTGCGAGGCAAAGGACAATAAAAAATCTTATACAGTTGCATTCTATAATGTTGAGAACCTTTTTGATACTGTAGATGACCCTGCAACCAATGATGACGAATTTACCCCCAAGGGAGCATACCGTTATACTGAGAAGGTATATAAACAGAAGATACACAATATAGCCACAGTAATAGGTAAACTGGATGCTGCTATAATAGGGCTGGCAGAAGTAGAGAACAGCACTGTGCTGAATGAGCTCATTCAGCAACCCGAGTTGCAAAAACGTCATTACAAATACGCATGGTTCAACAGCCAAGACCCCAGGGGTATTGACGTAGCCCTACTGTACGATACCGATATCTTCAGCCTGGTAAGATCGTACACGATACCTGTAAAAATGAAAGGCCTGCACACTCGTGACGTACTGTATGTATGTGGTGTATTGCAAGACGACACAATACACATATTGGTCAATCACTGGCCCTCAAGAAGGGAAGGCGTTCGGGAATCAGAGCCCAAACGTATTGCCGTGGCAAAAGTGAATAAAAAAGTGGTTGACTCATTGCTGGGCAGAAATAGTCAAAGCAATATCATTATCATGGGAGATATGAATGACAACCCGGACAACAACAGCATTGCACAGGTATTGGGGGCAAGCTCTAAAGGAAAGCTGAATAACCCGTGGCTATCAGGCTTTCAATCAGGCAAAGGCACCTCCGTATATCAAAAACAATGGGATCATTTTGACCAGATAATTATTTCACGTTCATTAAGCGGAAATAAAGGCCTGCATATGGAGTCAGCAAAAATATTCGATGCAGATTTTATCAGGAATACAAAATTTGAAGACGCTTACCCATTACGTTCTTTCAAAGGATATAACTGGGTCAATGGCTACAGCGACCATTTGCCGATATATATCAGGTTAATAAAATAA
- a CDS encoding SNF2 helicase associated domain-containing protein, protein MSLPPLLRHIYNHGTEEVIRRGKKIFFTSGVQMLDVDHLLEQVRFRVRNDVYQNYYTVTINKYMETDHLSVRCQCPYNLGEICRHEVAALFQLNDLLQSGFFENTDIKYDQKHTVIRMRQVNMQMIRVFTGSEIMEHAQEMANKTAAIITEKKSDSVEAEVPDGDHTYKVIIRRNEEKYFDTSCGCDEKDYPVCLHKATLLLQILKAYGHQYFQSMQDWDIQKNKLLSLYGYSLDDDLAGKFEFTYENGKPFLRVLDKSIKKISAPSTEPKVVAQQKQEPVLAEMEAPEKPAQARLGIVLDTSANWYPFVNVALVSGVTDEESENKGFINGIEVLELQQYINAHKYRHDERELIPATRKFHPIEVMKYLKKNLPFGDLYDDYHQVLKDVPNEEVKEQVWEYLLPKYQKLLDRYSGHHLCFINRGAGGLSSKTIEAIEFTGKKIHPQLSVVKKNDNYEVELSWNVEDTYIPFNEVKLLNNALAEHDFRIYALSSQAEVALMDDFMPDGRITVAADEWNNFLSEKLMKWSQLVHVVFDEEIIERLDKVKPEYRLYLREREQMLVLKPAFVYAGVEIEWGFFGDVIEPKDGIVKVIQRNEDDEQNFIHMLRNLHTDMQQNMRENFFYIIATSVLAQNWFFRFVEEMKDWNVELFGFEQLKNLRINTNKPKTRITVGSGIDWFDTTVELVFGDQAVGITDVKRAIKQKQNFIKLGDGSIGLLPEEWLQKYALLIKMGEEKGGKLRLKKFHFSVLDEMLEDLDEDAMVEELEQKKEKLSHIIDNNFSDMKPPASLKASLRPYQLAGFQWLVFLNEAGWGGILADDMGLGKTVQALAFFLHYKEKHAGAKFLVVCPTTLIYNWEKEIQKFTPNITYKIHHGPKRTLNPEEFVDFDIIITTYGTMRSDIRMLKEMPFDYALLDESQSIKNPQSQVAKASLLLNTKNRLALSGTPVQNNTFDLYAQLNFLNPGILGSREFFMNEFATPIDKFQEREIVDQLKKLTYPFLLRRTKEQVAKDLPEKTETLLYCEMEKEQRKVYEHFRSAYQSQILGMIEQQGMQKSQMHILQGLTKLRQICDSPAILNEDERYENHSVKLDELSREITENTGNHKVLIFSQFLGMLGLIRQKLEKEKIPYAYFDGSTGATEREREIQRFQNDESCRVFLISLKAGGIGLNLTAADYVYIVDPWWNPAVEQQAIDRTHRIGQTKNIFAYRLICKDTIEEKMLILQERKRALASDLVSEDNAMLKKLTQEDIAFLFS, encoded by the coding sequence ACATATATAATCACGGAACAGAAGAAGTAATACGCAGAGGTAAGAAGATATTCTTTACCTCGGGTGTACAGATGCTGGATGTGGACCACCTGCTGGAGCAGGTGCGTTTCAGGGTGCGTAATGATGTATACCAGAACTACTATACGGTTACCATTAATAAATACATGGAGACCGATCACCTCTCCGTCAGATGCCAGTGCCCATACAATCTGGGCGAGATATGCCGGCATGAAGTAGCTGCGCTGTTTCAACTCAATGACCTGTTGCAAAGTGGTTTCTTTGAGAATACCGATATCAAATATGACCAGAAGCATACCGTAATACGTATGCGCCAGGTAAACATGCAGATGATACGCGTATTTACCGGCAGTGAGATAATGGAACATGCGCAGGAGATGGCCAATAAAACCGCTGCGATCATCACCGAGAAAAAAAGTGATAGCGTAGAAGCAGAGGTGCCGGATGGCGACCATACATATAAAGTCATAATCAGGCGTAACGAAGAAAAATACTTTGATACTTCCTGTGGTTGCGATGAAAAGGACTACCCGGTGTGCCTGCACAAGGCCACATTGCTGCTACAGATACTAAAAGCATATGGTCACCAGTATTTCCAGTCGATGCAGGATTGGGATATACAGAAGAACAAACTGTTGAGTTTATATGGATATAGCCTTGACGATGACCTGGCCGGTAAATTTGAGTTTACTTATGAGAATGGTAAGCCTTTTCTCAGGGTATTGGATAAGAGTATCAAAAAAATATCAGCACCATCTACAGAACCTAAAGTAGTGGCACAGCAAAAACAAGAGCCTGTATTAGCAGAGATGGAGGCGCCCGAGAAACCCGCACAGGCACGTCTGGGCATTGTGCTGGATACAAGTGCTAATTGGTATCCGTTTGTGAATGTAGCCCTGGTGAGTGGTGTAACCGATGAAGAAAGTGAGAACAAGGGGTTTATTAATGGTATTGAAGTACTGGAATTGCAGCAATATATCAATGCGCACAAATACAGGCATGATGAACGTGAGCTGATTCCTGCCACCAGGAAGTTTCATCCTATAGAGGTAATGAAATACCTGAAAAAGAACCTGCCCTTCGGCGACCTGTATGACGACTATCACCAGGTGCTGAAAGATGTACCTAACGAGGAAGTAAAAGAACAGGTATGGGAGTACCTGTTGCCTAAATATCAGAAGCTACTGGACCGTTATTCCGGTCATCACCTTTGTTTTATCAATCGTGGTGCGGGTGGATTGTCTTCTAAAACAATAGAAGCGATAGAGTTTACCGGCAAAAAGATACACCCGCAGTTGAGTGTTGTAAAGAAAAACGATAATTATGAAGTGGAGTTATCGTGGAATGTGGAGGATACATACATTCCCTTTAACGAGGTGAAGCTGCTGAACAATGCATTGGCAGAACATGATTTCAGGATATATGCACTCTCCAGCCAGGCAGAGGTGGCGCTTATGGATGATTTCATGCCGGATGGCAGGATCACTGTAGCTGCAGATGAGTGGAATAATTTCTTGTCGGAGAAACTGATGAAGTGGAGCCAACTGGTGCATGTGGTGTTTGACGAGGAGATAATAGAAAGGCTGGATAAAGTAAAACCGGAGTACAGGCTGTATCTGCGTGAACGAGAACAAATGCTGGTATTGAAACCCGCCTTTGTGTACGCAGGTGTGGAAATAGAATGGGGGTTCTTTGGCGATGTGATAGAGCCGAAAGATGGTATCGTAAAAGTGATACAGCGCAACGAGGACGACGAGCAGAACTTTATTCATATGCTGCGTAACCTGCATACGGATATGCAGCAGAATATGAGAGAAAACTTCTTTTATATCATTGCTACATCAGTACTGGCACAAAACTGGTTCTTCCGTTTTGTAGAAGAAATGAAGGATTGGAACGTGGAGTTGTTTGGTTTTGAACAGCTGAAGAACCTGCGCATCAATACCAATAAACCAAAAACACGCATTACAGTAGGCAGCGGCATAGACTGGTTCGATACGACAGTAGAGCTCGTTTTTGGCGATCAGGCAGTAGGTATCACAGATGTGAAACGCGCCATTAAACAAAAACAGAATTTCATCAAGCTGGGTGATGGCTCAATAGGGTTATTGCCTGAAGAGTGGTTGCAGAAATATGCGCTCCTTATAAAAATGGGTGAGGAGAAGGGGGGCAAATTAAGGTTGAAGAAATTCCACTTCAGTGTGCTGGACGAGATGCTGGAAGACCTGGACGAAGATGCCATGGTAGAAGAGCTGGAGCAGAAGAAAGAAAAGTTGTCGCACATTATTGATAATAACTTCAGTGATATGAAACCGCCGGCATCGCTGAAGGCATCACTGAGACCCTACCAGTTGGCTGGTTTCCAATGGCTGGTGTTTCTCAACGAAGCAGGCTGGGGCGGTATTTTGGCAGATGATATGGGTCTTGGTAAAACCGTGCAGGCTTTGGCTTTCTTTTTACACTACAAGGAGAAACATGCAGGGGCTAAGTTCCTGGTCGTTTGTCCTACCACGCTGATATACAACTGGGAGAAAGAGATACAAAAATTTACACCGAATATTACTTACAAGATACACCACGGACCCAAGCGCACGCTTAACCCTGAGGAGTTTGTTGATTTTGATATCATTATTACTACCTACGGTACTATGCGTAGTGATATCAGGATGCTGAAAGAAATGCCTTTTGATTATGCACTGCTGGATGAATCGCAGTCTATCAAAAATCCGCAATCGCAGGTGGCCAAGGCCTCTTTGTTACTGAACACAAAAAACAGGTTGGCACTCAGCGGTACACCCGTGCAGAATAACACATTTGACCTTTACGCACAGCTCAACTTCCTGAACCCCGGTATACTGGGTAGCAGGGAGTTTTTCATGAACGAGTTTGCTACACCTATAGATAAATTCCAGGAACGCGAGATAGTAGACCAATTGAAGAAACTGACCTACCCATTCCTGTTGCGCCGCACTAAAGAACAGGTGGCCAAAGACCTGCCTGAAAAAACAGAGACACTGTTGTATTGCGAAATGGAGAAAGAGCAACGCAAAGTGTACGAACATTTCAGGAGTGCCTACCAGTCGCAGATACTGGGTATGATAGAACAGCAAGGTATGCAGAAGTCGCAGATGCACATATTACAGGGCCTTACCAAGCTACGCCAGATTTGCGATTCGCCGGCAATACTTAATGAAGATGAACGGTATGAGAACCACTCCGTGAAACTGGATGAGTTGTCAAGAGAGATAACGGAAAACACCGGTAACCACAAGGTGCTGATATTCTCGCAGTTCCTGGGTATGTTAGGGCTGATCAGGCAGAAGCTGGAAAAAGAAAAAATACCATATGCCTACTTTGATGGTAGCACAGGCGCTACGGAAAGAGAGCGGGAGATACAACGTTTCCAGAACGATGAGTCTTGCAGGGTGTTCCTCATATCGCTAAAGGCCGGTGGTATAGGTCTTAACCTTACCGCGGCAGATTATGTGTATATAGTAGACCCATGGTGGAATCCCGCGGTAGAACAGCAAGCCATTGACCGTACGCACCGTATAGGGCAGACAAAAAATATTTTTGCCTACAGGTTGATCTGTAAAGACACTATTGAAGAAAAAATGTTGATACTACAGGAGCGCAAGCGTGCTCTTGCCAGCGACCTGGTGTCTGAAGATAATGCCATGCTTAAGAAACTAACACAGGAAGATATTGCATTCCTGTTCAGCTAA